The stretch of DNA TGCGCAACCGGTTGTTTGATATGTGGCTCGGCGACTGGAGCCGCCGCGAAGACCAGTGGCGCTGGGCCAGCTTTGCCGGGCAGCAGGGGGCCACCGTGTACCGTGCCATTCCGCGCGACCGTGACCATGCTTTTTTTAAGTTTGATGACGGATTTCTTACCCACATCATTGCCTGGGTGAAATCAAACTATCAAAGCTTTCATGAGAAAATTCGCCTGCAGGACGTAGAGGGCCTGAACCGGGCGGCTCGGCCGATGGATAAGTCCCTGCTTGCCTACCTGACCCGTGAAGACTTCCGGCAGATTGCTGATTCATTGCGCAATTCTCTGCCCGACCCCGTTATTGCCGAAGCCCTTAACGTATGGCCCCGGGAAGTGCAGGCCCTCTCGGCAAGCGAGTTTACCCGCAAGCTTCAGGCCCGCCGTGACCAACTGCCCGCAGTAGCCAACAAGTTTTATGAGCTGCTAGCCGAAGAGGTGGAGCTACCCGGTACTGATGAAGCCGAACGGTTTGTAGTGGAAGCTGTCGGGCCCGGGCAGGTGCGGGTGCAGGTATTCAGGTTGCTGCCTACCGGCGAAAACCTGTTGTCTCAGCGCACCTTTGATGCCCGGCTAACTAAGACCATTCGGCTTTTTGGCCTGGGCGGCAACGATGCCTTTGAGATAAGAGGCACGCCCGACCCAAAAATTACTATTGGTATATATGATGGCGCCGGGCAGGACTTAATCGGTACAACCAATATGCCAGCCGAAGCTAAATCTAGCATAACCGTATATGACAGCGGAGACGGAAATACACTGCCGGCAAACAAAGCTGTGAAAGTAGAAAAGTACCAACCACGGGCCGAAGAGTTTGACGCGGCTGGTTGGCTGCTGCGGCATCGGTTGTATTAGGCAACTCATGCGTCTTTCTAGCGTTTACAATGACCCCGGACCCTATCTATCTCTACAGTTAAGAATACACGCACGCGCACGCGGCAGCTAACCCCTTACGTTAGCTTGTTGTATGTTTGCCTTTTGCTACACCAATAATGCAAACGTTTACTGCCCCAGACTATCTGACCCTCATGTATCGGTCGGATCTTCATTTTCTGGTAGCACGCTGGCAGCGCCCGGTAACGGGGGCTGAAACCCAAGAAGGGTATCGGCTGATTTTGAGTGCCGCCCAAGCGTGTAAGTGCCCGTACTGGCTGCTGGACGGCCGCCGCCGGTTACCTGCCGACCCTGAAACTACTGCTTGGGGTCTCCACGAGTTCTTCCCGACTTTGAGCCAGCATTTGGGCAGCAAAGTGTACATGAGCCAGTTGCTGTCACCTTTGTATCAGCAGCTCACCTCCGCCAGCCAAGAATTTCAGCAAGCTGAAGGCTTCCCCCACCAAACGTATAAAATGCGCCGCTTCAACGACGAGACCCACGCCGTAGAATGGCTGCAGCAGGCTCAGCGCGAAGCCTCCCAGGCCTAGCTGCGCGCTACGCCTACCCGTATTTATCTGCCTCGGAGCTTAGCCGAAGACCTTTACTTTATCCTTGTGCTTGGTGCGCAGGTACTGCCTAATGATCTGCTGCACATCTTTGTTGTCGTTGTAGCGGGTAATGGCGTCTTTAAAATCCACGAAGCGGCGGGCCGAGAACGTTTCATCAACATAACCAAAGCCCAAGTACCTGCCGTTTTCTACCACCACCAGGCTTTTCTCCGTGGCATGCCGGCCCGCGCCAATAATCACAAAGGTGCCGTGCTCATAGGTGAATGATTCAATGGCCTCTTCTACCCGCTGATTATATTCTTCGGGTGGCTCTAGGCCTATGCAGGCACCTTTGCACCGGTGCACCTGATAATCGAAGCAGGAACCAGTGGTTTTATACAGGTCGCAGAGCTTCTGGCACAGGTTGAATTTTGATACTTTATGGAAGAGGAAGCCCTTAGCCTTAAACTGGTTGCCCAACGCAATTAGCGGGTGCGACTCGGCGTGGTCGTCGGCGCGGCCGTAGTAGAGTCGCTTGTACCCATTCTCATCTGTGCGCAAGAAAATGCCCGCCGGAAACACGGAGCGGCGCTGCGCCCGGTTATACAGCGGCTTCATGCGCTTTATCTCATGCGACTCAAACAGCAGGGCTACCAATTCAGAGCCCGTGAGCTCCCACGTGATATCGGAAATGGAATTCTTAAACTCCAGACTCTTGCGCGACTTATAATCAACGGCAAAGTGCTGCTGAATCCGCTTGTAAATATTAATGCTCTTACCTACGTAAATAACTTCGCCCTGCTGGTTATAGAAGTAGTATACCCCGGCCTCCTGAGGCAATGAAGCTACCTTCTCGGGGGTAATATTGGGCGGGAGCAGGGCCGTTCGAATGGCTTCCTGTACGGCTTTGATTTTGCGGGTCGCGGGTTGCTTGGTCGCAGTTTTAGGTTGGCGGCCCGACGGTGCCGTAGCATCTACGGCCGCCAGTGTTTCGGCCGGGCTGAGGCCAGGGGCCACCAAGGCTTCTTCCTGTTGCGAGATCTTAAGCAGCCGCCCGAACAGTATGGCCGTTGCGGCGGCATCCCCGGAGGCCCGGTGCCGGTCGTGGAGCGGAATACCAATATTCTGGCAGAGCTTACCCAGGCTGTAGCTGGGTTGGCCTGGCATCAGAGAACGGCTCAATCGCACTGTGCACAGCGTTTTTCGCGAGTAGTTATAGCCTAAGTCGGCAAACTCCTTCTTCAGAAAGCTATAGTCAAAGCGCACGTTGTGGGCCACAAACACGCAGCCCTCCGTCATTT from Hymenobacter taeanensis encodes:
- a CDS encoding exonuclease domain-containing protein produces the protein MYAIIDLETTGGQPTQDRITEIAIYIHDGEKVVDEYSTLLNPGRPIPFFITQLTGISDDMVRDAPKFHEVARKVVEMTEGCVFVAHNVRFDYSFLKKEFADLGYNYSRKTLCTVRLSRSLMPGQPSYSLGKLCQNIGIPLHDRHRASGDAAATAILFGRLLKISQQEEALVAPGLSPAETLAAVDATAPSGRQPKTATKQPATRKIKAVQEAIRTALLPPNITPEKVASLPQEAGVYYFYNQQGEVIYVGKSINIYKRIQQHFAVDYKSRKSLEFKNSISDITWELTGSELVALLFESHEIKRMKPLYNRAQRRSVFPAGIFLRTDENGYKRLYYGRADDHAESHPLIALGNQFKAKGFLFHKVSKFNLCQKLCDLYKTTGSCFDYQVHRCKGACIGLEPPEEYNQRVEEAIESFTYEHGTFVIIGAGRHATEKSLVVVENGRYLGFGYVDETFSARRFVDFKDAITRYNDNKDVQQIIRQYLRTKHKDKVKVFG